The following proteins are encoded in a genomic region of Gimesia sp.:
- a CDS encoding co-chaperone GroES produces the protein MELNPLDDRIVIEPNVAEETTAGGIVLPDTAQEKPQSGTVIAVGPGRLLESGERCPVAVEVGDEVLYGKYGGTDIEVSGKEVKILRESDILAKIMK, from the coding sequence ATGGAACTGAATCCCCTTGATGACCGCATTGTTATTGAACCCAATGTTGCTGAAGAAACCACTGCCGGTGGTATCGTCCTGCCTGACACGGCACAGGAAAAGCCTCAGAGTGGCACCGTGATCGCCGTTGGTCCCGGACGTCTGCTGGAAAGTGGCGAACGCTGCCCGGTTGCCGTTGAAGTCGGCGACGAAGTTCTGTACGGCAAATACGGCGGAACTGACATCGAAGTTTCCGGCAAGGAAGTCAAGATTCTGCGCGAGAGCGACATTCTCGCCAAAATCATGAAATAA